The Triticum dicoccoides isolate Atlit2015 ecotype Zavitan chromosome 6A, WEW_v2.0, whole genome shotgun sequence genome has a window encoding:
- the LOC119314270 gene encoding anthocyanidin 5,3-O-glucosyltransferase-like, translating into MEKEKTVVLYPGLFVSHYVPMMQLARALHDHGYAVSVALIDPAVKEDIAFGAVVRRVAASMPSVRFHTLRAVKDTPKLTHDARFMVRYLDLLSRYNERLHDFLCSMLARNVHDVVVDSVSNEALRVVKRPGIPGYTMFTSSAAAFAQLPTILAEGGPSFKELGDTPLELFGLPPIPASHLLGEVLEDLDSDTYKATMALLCRIPEADGTLVNTFESLEARAVAALRDPLCVPGRVLPPVYCVGAFVGSIADAGVKERHECLAWLDGQPDRSVVFLCFGSIGTGNHSEEQLRKIAVGLDKSGHRFLWVVRAPASDHPGVDPDLNALLPDGFMERTNGRGLVVKLWAPQVEVLRHKATGAFVTHCGWNSVLEGVTAGVPMLCWPLYSEQKMNKLHMVGDMGIAKEMVGWQQGLVKAGEVEAKVRLVMESEEGSELRSRAAACKDAAAVACNDGGSSRLAFARFLADVASRKDRACSEEVGDA; encoded by the coding sequence atggAGAAGGAGAAGACGGTCGTTCTGTACCCTGGCCTTTTCGTGAGCCACTATGTCCCGATGATGCAGCTCGCAAGGGCCCTCCACGACCACGGCTACGCCGTCTCTGTCGCGCTCATTGACCCCGCCGTCAAGGAGGACATCGCCTTCGGCGCCGTCGTCCGCCGCGTCGCCGCCTCCATGCCGTCCGTCCGCTTCCACACGCTCCGGGCCGTGAAGGACACGCCCAAGCTGACCCACGACGCGAGGTTCATGGTCAGGTACCTCGACCTCCTCAGCCGCTACAACGAGCGCCTCCACGACTTCCTCTGCTCCATGCTTGCCCGGAACGTCCACGATGTGGTCGTCGACTCGGTGTCCAACGAGGCACTCCGCGTCGTGAAGAGGCCCGGGATCCCCGGGTACACCATGTtcacctccagcgccgccgccttcgcccagCTCCCTACGATCCTCGCAGAGGGCGGCCCGAGCTTCAAGGAGCTGGGAGACACCCCTCTCGAGCTCTTCGGCCTTCCACCCATCCCGGCTTCGCACCTGTTGGGCGAGGTGCTCGAGGACCTGGACAGCGACACATACAAGGCGACGATGGCCTTGCTGTGCCGGATCCCGGAGGCCGACGGCACGCTGGTGAATACGTTCGAGTCGCTGGAGGCTCGTGCGGTGGCTGCTCTCAGGGACCCTTTGTGTGTCCCCGGCAGGGTACTGCCTCCAGTGTACTGCGTCGGTGCATTTGTCGGCAGCATCGCCGACGCCGGGGTAAAAGAGCGGCACGAGTGCCTCGCCTGGCTAGACGGCCAACCGGACCGCAGCGTCGTGTTCCTCTGCTTCGGGAGCATAGGCACCGGAAACCACTCTGAGGAGCAGCTCAGGAAGATCGCCGTCGGGCTCGACAAGTCCGGCCACCGCTTCTTGTGGGTTGTGCGAGCCCCCGCCAGCGACCACCCCGGTGTCGACCCGGACCTCAACGCTCTCCTGCCGGACGGATTCATGGAGCGAACCAACGGCCGTGGCCTCGTCGTCAAGCTGTGGGCTCCACAGGTGGAAGTCCTCCGCCACAAGGCCACGGGGGCGTTCGTGACGCACTGCGGGTGGAATTCGGTGCTGGAGGGCGTCACGGCGGGCGTGCCGATGCTGTGCTGGCCGCTGTACTCGGAGCAGAAGATGAACAAGTTGCACATGGTGGGGGACATGGGGATCGCCAAGGAGATGGTTGGGTGGCAGCAGGGCCTGGTCAAGGCCGGCGAGGTGGAGGCCAAAGTAAGGCTTGTGATGGAGTCTGAGGAGGGTAGTGAGCTCAGGTCGCGGGCGGCGGCGTGCA